From a region of the Pirellulales bacterium genome:
- a CDS encoding PQQ-binding-like beta-propeller repeat protein → MQRHLLFLMLLFMPAPSWAGESWPQFRGPDGQGHADAVGLPVTWSDDENVTWKTAIAGRGWSSPVVDGDRIWLTTALDDGRSLHALCIDRASGRIVHDEHVFNIDEPAKINAKNSYASPTPVIEGDRVWVHFGTYGTACLDSRSGKILWTNNELKLDHKEGPGSSPILVGNLLVVNCDGMDVQYVVALDKRTGSIVWKAERSGRKNADPDLRKAYSTPLAIDVAGRKQIVSVGADRASAYDAATGAELWYVDFEGFSNVPRPLFAGGLVILDTGYMKPQLWAIRPDGAGDVTESHIVWRVKNQVPANPSPVVVDQNLYMVSDQGVLTCLEVQTGKERFKSRLGGNFSASPISAAGNVYFFSEEGETTVTEASAELKEVARNRLPGRIMASPAVAGRAIYLRTDTHLYRIEQSAADVSGAAP, encoded by the coding sequence GTGCAGCGCCACCTACTTTTCCTGATGCTCTTGTTCATGCCTGCACCGTCTTGGGCGGGCGAATCGTGGCCGCAATTTCGTGGGCCGGACGGGCAAGGGCATGCGGATGCTGTCGGTTTGCCGGTGACCTGGAGCGACGACGAGAACGTCACCTGGAAGACGGCCATTGCCGGACGCGGATGGTCTTCTCCTGTAGTCGACGGGGATCGCATCTGGCTCACCACAGCACTCGACGACGGTCGTTCGCTGCACGCCCTTTGCATCGACCGCGCGTCGGGCCGCATCGTGCATGACGAGCATGTGTTCAACATCGACGAGCCGGCAAAGATTAACGCCAAGAACAGCTATGCCTCGCCCACGCCGGTCATCGAAGGCGACCGCGTGTGGGTTCACTTTGGGACATATGGAACCGCCTGCCTTGATAGCCGTAGCGGTAAGATCCTGTGGACCAATAACGAATTGAAGTTGGACCACAAGGAAGGTCCCGGCAGTTCCCCGATTCTGGTGGGCAATCTGCTTGTCGTAAATTGCGACGGCATGGATGTGCAATATGTTGTCGCTCTGGATAAACGCACAGGAAGCATCGTTTGGAAAGCCGAACGATCGGGGCGCAAGAATGCCGATCCCGACCTGCGAAAGGCCTATTCCACTCCGCTCGCGATCGATGTCGCCGGGCGCAAGCAAATCGTCAGCGTCGGTGCGGATCGGGCCAGTGCCTACGACGCCGCGACCGGTGCCGAGTTGTGGTACGTCGATTTCGAGGGCTTTTCCAACGTGCCGCGCCCACTGTTCGCAGGCGGCCTCGTGATTCTGGACACGGGTTATATGAAGCCGCAACTGTGGGCCATACGGCCGGACGGCGCGGGGGACGTCACCGAGTCGCACATCGTTTGGCGCGTGAAGAACCAGGTGCCAGCGAACCCTTCGCCTGTTGTCGTCGACCAGAATCTGTATATGGTAAGCGATCAAGGAGTGCTCACGTGTCTGGAAGTGCAGACGGGCAAGGAACGCTTCAAGTCGCGCTTGGGAGGCAACTTCTCGGCCAGCCCGATCTCGGCGGCTGGCAATGTCTATTTTTTTTCCGAGGAAGGCGAGACGACGGTCACCGAGGCCAGCGCCGAGCTGAAAGAAGTCGCCCGCAACCGGCTCCCGGGGCGAATCATGGCTTCGCCCGCCGTGGCGGGTCGCGCGATCTATCTACGGACCGACACGCACCTCTACCGTATCGAGCAGTCGGCAGCCGACGTGTCGGGGGCCGCTCCGTAG
- the rfbD gene encoding dTDP-4-dehydrorhamnose reductase encodes MSANPMSQRILIIGSTGQVGRELLAALAPLGSVIATARAPELTRGVTPCRALDVTDLEAVRATVREVSPTVIVNAAAYTAVDRAETETELATIINAIVPGILADEARQLGCALVHYSTDYVFDGSGTRPWRENDTPHPLGAYGRTKLAGEAAVRAAGAAHVILRVSWIYAAHGQNFVKTMLKLAADRTELRVVADQCGAPTPASLVASATAHILKQSALQHGAGSPADAFRERGGTYHVPCAGETNWHEFAEEIFRQARIHNVPLKIERVLPIATADYPTPAQRPHNSRLDGTRAFEQFGLRLPDWRAALAAEFPAIAASFRGGAA; translated from the coding sequence ATGTCCGCTAATCCAATGTCGCAGCGAATCCTCATCATCGGGTCGACAGGCCAAGTCGGCCGCGAGTTGCTGGCCGCGCTCGCGCCTTTGGGCAGCGTTATTGCCACGGCTCGGGCGCCCGAGCTTACGCGCGGCGTCACGCCTTGCCGAGCGTTGGATGTTACCGATCTAGAGGCCGTCCGCGCCACGGTGCGCGAGGTCAGTCCCACGGTGATCGTCAACGCGGCGGCTTACACCGCCGTGGACCGCGCCGAGACCGAAACCGAACTGGCCACGATAATCAACGCGATTGTGCCCGGAATATTGGCCGATGAGGCACGGCAGCTGGGTTGCGCGCTGGTGCATTATTCGACTGACTATGTCTTCGACGGCAGTGGTACGCGCCCCTGGCGAGAAAATGACACGCCGCACCCTCTGGGTGCTTACGGACGCACAAAACTCGCCGGCGAAGCCGCGGTGCGGGCTGCGGGCGCTGCGCACGTAATCTTGCGCGTTTCCTGGATCTACGCCGCGCATGGCCAGAACTTCGTCAAAACAATGCTAAAGCTGGCAGCCGACAGGACAGAACTGCGAGTGGTCGCGGATCAGTGCGGCGCACCGACGCCCGCCTCACTTGTCGCTTCGGCTACAGCGCACATCCTCAAGCAAAGCGCTCTCCAACACGGTGCTGGTTCACCGGCGGACGCCTTTCGCGAGCGAGGCGGAACGTACCACGTTCCTTGCGCCGGCGAGACCAACTGGCACGAATTTGCTGAAGAGATTTTTCGACAGGCGCGAATTCACAACGTGCCGCTCAAAATCGAGCGTGTGCTGCCGATCGCAACCGCCGATTATCCCACGCCCGCGCAGCGGCCCCATAATTCTCGACTGGACGGAACCCGGGCCTTCGAGCAATTCGGCCTGAGGCTTCCTGATTGGCGTGCCGCGCTCGCGGCAGAATTTCCTGCCATCGCGGCGTCGTTTCGTGGAGGCGCTGCGTAG